One window from the genome of Candidatus Synechococcus calcipolaris G9 encodes:
- a CDS encoding metallophosphoesterase family protein — MKQRFGVISDPHITLPHTVPPGRSSFLLTDVSLAAFEIAVKHLAELGIDFLLIPGDLTRDGEVDNHSWLRDMLAGLPFPTYVIPGNHDVPVPQGENGIIGWHEFPQYYQNAGYGETDQLYYTCSPAAGLRLIALNSNQFDSQGRQVGCLDDAQLSWLTQVLAAIPKDELILVMVHHNLLEHWPGQGKHPMGLRYMLDNRRLLLELLHQAEVSLVFTGHLHVQDIAYEKGIYEITTGSLVSYPHPYRLVELNSQDNGGWNLDIQSFRVEATPHYPDLQTSSRKWMGDRSAPFLIRFLMAPPLNLDEATAQALVPDLKDFWPQIAAGDPRVNLPDLPADWQTYFARFNHQEPPGCPHLGDNAMEIQLPLHSSRSEALRCSS, encoded by the coding sequence GTGAAACAACGCTTTGGAGTCATCAGTGATCCCCACATTACCTTGCCCCATACGGTTCCCCCAGGGCGATCGTCCTTTCTCTTAACCGACGTAAGTTTAGCGGCCTTTGAAATTGCCGTCAAACATCTGGCAGAACTGGGCATTGATTTTCTGCTGATCCCAGGGGATTTAACCCGTGATGGTGAAGTGGATAATCACTCTTGGCTACGGGATATGTTAGCTGGTTTACCCTTTCCTACCTATGTAATTCCCGGTAATCATGATGTTCCTGTTCCCCAAGGAGAGAATGGAATCATTGGCTGGCATGAGTTTCCCCAGTACTACCAAAATGCCGGTTATGGCGAAACAGATCAGCTATATTACACCTGCTCTCCAGCGGCAGGACTGCGGCTGATCGCCCTCAATTCCAATCAATTTGATTCCCAGGGGAGACAAGTCGGTTGCTTAGATGATGCCCAACTGAGTTGGTTAACCCAGGTTTTAGCAGCTATCCCCAAGGATGAATTGATCCTCGTGATGGTGCATCACAACCTACTGGAGCATTGGCCCGGCCAAGGAAAGCATCCCATGGGGCTACGCTATATGCTGGACAATCGGCGGCTACTCTTGGAATTGCTGCACCAGGCAGAAGTTTCTTTGGTTTTCACGGGGCATCTTCATGTCCAAGACATTGCCTACGAAAAGGGTATCTATGAGATTACCACTGGCTCCTTGGTGAGCTATCCCCATCCCTATCGTCTAGTTGAGCTAAATTCCCAGGACAACGGTGGCTGGAACCTAGATATTCAATCCTTTCGAGTTGAAGCCACTCCCCACTATCCTGACCTGCAAACCTCCTCCCGCAAATGGATGGGCGATCGCAGTGCCCCCTTTTTAATTCGGTTTTTGATGGCACCTCCCCTTAATTTAGATGAAGCCACTGCCCAGGCCCTAGTGCCGGATCTAAAGGATTTTTGGCCCCAGATTGCCGCCGGAGATCCCCGGGTAAACTTACCGGATTTGCCAGCGGATTGGCAGACCTATTTTGCCCGTTTTAATCATCAAGAACCCCCTGGCTGTCCCCATTTAGGGGATAATGCCATGGAAATCCAATTACCACTCCATTCTTCTCGGTCTGAAGCCTTGCGCTGTTCGTCCTGA
- a CDS encoding glycosyltransferase family 4 protein yields the protein MVIPKLPLRILMLHNFYQFSGGEEVSMEAEINLLRQAGHQVTLFSKDNQEIDHYSLAQTLQLPLKTVWNLSSYRDVRQELQYHQSQILHVQNFFPLFSPAVHGAARSLDIPTVQHLRNFRLGCLNPWLRRQNKICRDCVGKNPWRGVIYRCYRQSLPASLTLWGMVTWHRWSRTWHHLVDGFITPSRFAAELLSQMGIPGDRLYVKPNTTPDPFALAHHHPSPLPPSPRFLFIGRLSAEKGLDLLLRAWAELPVSDWFLEILGDGPDRDRLQHYVQERQLKGVTFHGHQPKPILHQWMQQATAVVIPSQGYETFGRTVIEAYAHGRAVLASDLGALPELMIEGETGFLVEPANIFAWKERILWAGEHLTEMETMGRRSRQVYLQNYTPEVNYQQLIEIYDKVLR from the coding sequence ATGGTAATTCCAAAATTGCCTCTGCGGATATTAATGCTCCACAATTTTTATCAATTTAGTGGCGGTGAGGAGGTATCCATGGAGGCCGAAATTAATCTGCTGCGGCAGGCGGGCCATCAGGTGACATTGTTCAGTAAAGATAATCAAGAAATTGATCACTACTCCCTAGCCCAAACTCTACAACTCCCCCTGAAGACCGTTTGGAATCTGTCAAGCTACAGGGATGTTCGTCAGGAATTACAATACCATCAGAGTCAGATATTACACGTTCAAAACTTTTTTCCCCTATTTTCTCCCGCAGTCCATGGGGCGGCCCGTTCGTTAGATATTCCGACTGTTCAACATTTACGAAATTTTCGCTTAGGTTGCTTAAATCCCTGGCTCCGTCGTCAAAACAAAATTTGTCGGGACTGTGTGGGTAAAAATCCTTGGCGGGGGGTGATCTATCGCTGCTATCGTCAATCACTGCCCGCTTCCTTAACTCTTTGGGGAATGGTTACTTGGCACCGTTGGAGCCGGACTTGGCATCACCTGGTAGATGGATTTATTACCCCTAGTCGTTTTGCAGCAGAGCTTTTGAGTCAGATGGGAATTCCGGGCGATCGCCTTTATGTCAAGCCCAATACCACCCCCGATCCCTTTGCCCTAGCGCATCATCACCCTAGCCCGTTACCCCCATCCCCACGATTTTTATTTATTGGGCGTTTGTCTGCCGAAAAAGGGTTAGACCTATTGTTAAGGGCATGGGCAGAGTTACCCGTTTCAGATTGGTTTTTAGAGATTTTAGGAGATGGCCCCGATCGCGATCGCCTGCAACACTATGTCCAAGAGCGACAATTAAAAGGCGTAACATTTCACGGCCACCAACCGAAGCCGATACTTCATCAATGGATGCAGCAGGCCACGGCCGTCGTCATTCCTTCCCAGGGCTATGAAACCTTTGGGCGAACGGTGATTGAGGCCTATGCCCATGGCCGAGCAGTTCTTGCATCTGATCTGGGGGCCTTGCCAGAATTGATGATCGAAGGGGAAACGGGATTTCTGGTAGAACCTGCTAATATTTTTGCTTGGAAAGAGCGCATCCTTTGGGCAGGGGAGCATTTAACTGAGATGGAAACCATGGGCCGGCGATCGCGCCAAGTGTATTTGCAGAACTACACACCCGAGGTAAATTACCAGCAGTTAATAGAAATTTATGACAAGGTACTGCGTTGA